The genomic window CTTGCAACGCATCGGGTGTTTGTTTGGAGAAAAATACTCCAGTTTTTCCCGGTATTTGTGTATCTAGTACGCCGCCTGCGCCATAGGCTATTACAGGAGTTCCACTCGCATTTGCTTCTATTGGTACTAACCCATAATCTTCTAAAGCGGCGACTATTACAGAACGAGCTTTCGCCATTAAACCTGAGCGTTCGCTATCAGTTACATGACCTAAAAATTGGATATTACTTAAAGCTTTTGATTGCAAGCGCGACTTTTCTGGGCCATTGCCAATTATGATTAACGGCCATCCCAACCAATTGAAGGCTTCTATAATTACATCTATACGTTTATAACCAATTAATCTCGCTGACGCTAGATAGTAGTCTTTTTTGCTGTCGGAAAATTCAAAATTATTGGTGTTGATTGGATAGTTAATAACGATCGCCTGCTTGCCGTAATTTTCCCGAACTCGCCCCGCTACGGTACTAGAATTAGCAATGTAAAAATCTGGCTCCTGGGCATACTTCAAGTCTACTTTCCTCATTGCCGCAAACATAGCTTCGATAACTGGGTAAAAATATCGATAATTTCCGTATTCTCGCAGATAAGTTTTTGTATCCCATAAAAATCTAGTTACGTTGTGACAAAAACAAATGTGCTTGGCTTTGGGGTTTTTGCGAACGGCTTTAGCAAAACTGGTGGTGCTGCTGATAATTAAGTCATAATCTTGTAGGTCTAGAACGCGAAAAGCTGGAAAATATAGTGGTGCTAAAAGCCTAAAATACTTAGCTGCTCCTGGAATATTTTGCAAAAAAGTTGTTTTGACTAAGCGTCCTTCCAAATCAATGCTGTTGTCTGGATCGTAAATTGATGTAAAGATATCTGCGTCGGGATAATGCTTACAAAGTAGCTCAAAAACTCGCTCTGCGCCCCCTGGCTGTGTTAAGTAATCATGGACTAGAGCAATTTTCATATATCTACAAAATCTAAGTATTATTGCTTACGAAATTTAAAGTCAATATTAGTTTAATCTACCCGGAATGCTATCGAAATATGCTTTGATTTCTGTTACCACCAATTTCTGCTGTTTTTTAATACTTAGAAGTAAAATGGTAGCTTTTTTCACAAAATGACACCTATATCTAAAGATATAGGTAGTAATGATACTCGATAAACGCCTGTATCCAAGCAAAGTGGAATATTTTGATACTTTAGAGCAGTGCATAAATTTTCCTACTTATTTACAGTTATAGGTAAAATCCGCCGTTCAATTTACATATTACTGTAAAGAGTTTGTAATGAAACTGTAAAATCACAGATGCTATGTAGTTAGTTTAAGCCGTGGCTAGTCGATTCTATTGAGAAGTAGTAAAAATTACAAAATGACTTGGAAGCGATCGCTTTAATTAATTTTGAGTAGCTAGACCTAACTATTTTATGCTATTGTTAACGATCTCTTGCAGATTTTGGCATTGTAGTATGTCTTCTTGCGGCACAATTCAAAGCGTGTATACAGATGGAGCTTGCACTGGCAATCCTGGCCCTGGGGGTTGGGGCGTAGTTGTTTACTACACAGATAAATCAGTGCGCGAATTTGGCGGCAATGAAAAGCAAACGACCAATAATCGTATGGAGATGCAGGCAGCGATCGCAGCATTAACTTTTTTAACCGAAACACCGCCCACAGAACCAATAACGTTGTATACCGATAGCGAATATTTAATTAAAGGTGTAACTCAGTGGGTAAAAAATTGGAAAAAAAAAGGCTGGAAAACCGCCACTGGTAAGCCCGTACTAAATCAAGACCTGTGGGAAAACCTCGACCAATTGAATAGTAAATTGGTATTGTGGCAACACGTCCGGGGTCATGCGGGAAATGTGGGTAATGAAAGGTGCGATGCGATCGCACGGGCGTTTGCTAATGGAAAAACCTTATCGCTACAACAAGGCAAACCAAACCTCCCACAAACAACAGAATTAGCTGAAAAAAAAGGCGACAATACCG from Synechocystis sp. PCC 7509 includes these protein-coding regions:
- a CDS encoding glycosyltransferase, which gives rise to MKIALVHDYLTQPGGAERVFELLCKHYPDADIFTSIYDPDNSIDLEGRLVKTTFLQNIPGAAKYFRLLAPLYFPAFRVLDLQDYDLIISSTTSFAKAVRKNPKAKHICFCHNVTRFLWDTKTYLREYGNYRYFYPVIEAMFAAMRKVDLKYAQEPDFYIANSSTVAGRVRENYGKQAIVINYPINTNNFEFSDSKKDYYLASARLIGYKRIDVIIEAFNWLGWPLIIIGNGPEKSRLQSKALSNIQFLGHVTDSERSGLMAKARSVIVAALEDYGLVPIEANASGTPVIAYGAGGVLDTQIPGKTGVFFSKQTPDALQAALLKAKQTTWDYQDIRNWAISNFSEVAFFNQIDRVVAEVCNAA
- the rnhA gene encoding ribonuclease HI encodes the protein MSSCGTIQSVYTDGACTGNPGPGGWGVVVYYTDKSVREFGGNEKQTTNNRMEMQAAIAALTFLTETPPTEPITLYTDSEYLIKGVTQWVKNWKKKGWKTATGKPVLNQDLWENLDQLNSKLVLWQHVRGHAGNVGNERCDAIARAFANGKTLSLQQGKPNLPQTTELAEKKGDNTATNPTIQPNLLVAKTTNMDSPAPINTHADELPREVKVGQLRHLIDTLRIAEEIATKGYLITSSELADLMDVHASAVTSRGDEWRWRNWIVSRVRREGNQILWELERGDDVSSATSYNSDPATE